The Clarias gariepinus isolate MV-2021 ecotype Netherlands chromosome 4, CGAR_prim_01v2, whole genome shotgun sequence genome window below encodes:
- the ywhabl gene encoding tyrosine 3-monooxygenase/tryptophan 5-monooxygenase activation protein, beta polypeptide like: protein MDTSELVQKAKLAEQAERYDDMASAMKAVTEGGAELSNEERNLLSVAYKNVVGARRSSWRVVSSIEQKTEGSEKKQQMAKEYREKIEKELKEICNDVLVLLDKYLIPKATPAESKVFYLKMKGDYFRYLAEVAVGEEKSAIIGNSQDAYKDAFEISKAEMQPTHPIRLGLALNFSVFYYEILNSPEQACKLAKTAFDEAIAELDSLNEESYKDSTLIMQLLRDNLTLWTSDNQGDNEDTEEGREN, encoded by the exons ATGGACACAAGTGAATTGGTGCAGAAGGCCAAGCTCGCCGAGCAAGCCGAGCGTTATGACGATATGGCCTCTGCTATGAAGGCGGTGACGGAGGGCGGTGCCGAGCTTTCAAACGAGGAGCGCAACCTGCTTTCGGTGGCCTACAAGAACGTGGTGGGCGCACGCCGTTCCTCCTGGAGGGTTGTGTCCAGCATCGAGCAAAAAACCGAAGGCAGCGAGAAGAAGCAGCAGATGGCCAAGGAGTATCGTGAGAAGATCGAGAAGGAGCTGAAGGAGATTTGCAATGACGTGCTG GTTCTTCTGGACAAATATCTGATCCCAAAGGCAACCCCAGCCGAAAGCAAAGTCTTCTACCTGAAAATGAAGGGCGATTACTTCCGCTACTTAGCCGAGGTAGCTGTGGGAGAAGAGAAAAGCG CCATCATTGGCAACTCACAAGATGCCTACAAGGATGCGTTTGAGATCAGCAAGGCTGAGATGCAGCCCACACACCCAATCCGTCTGGGCTTGGCACTCAACTTCTCAGTCTTTTACTACGAAATCCTAAACTCTCCTGAGCAGGCTTGCAAGCTAGCCAAAACG GCTTTTGATGAGGCCATCGCAGAACTCGACTCGCTCAACGAAGAATCTTACAAAGACAGCACGCTGATCATGCAGCTGCTGCGAGACAACCTGACA CTGTGGACCTCAGACAACCAGGGTGATAACGAGGACACCGAGGAAGGAAGAGAAAACTGA
- the LOC128520928 gene encoding serum paraoxonase/arylesterase 2-like — MGKLVVLSVVVAVLALLIGERFYALRNTALGFRELTQNHLPNCELIKGLEIGAEDITVIEYRLAVISTGLKYPGMPRLSDAPGKIYVLNLASGKDPTELHIKGDFDAASFGPHGISVYTDEDGSRYLFVVNHPHDNSQVEIFQYIEEENTLVHMKTIKHELLHNVNDIVAVGVENFYATNDHYFTNEYLKLPEMLFSLPWCNVVYYSPEAVREVAGGFFGANGINISPDRKHLYVSDLMNHQIVVLIIQKDNVLSRVKEVAVGSLCDNIEVESKTGDLWMGCHPNGVKFFLRDPNDPPGSEVIRIQNIHSDEPVVTQVYSDNGSVLIGSSVATPYRGKLLIGSVYQKALMCDLE; from the exons ATGGGAAAGTTAGTAGTACTCTCGGTTGTGGTGGCAGTTTTAGCGCTACTGATTGGAGAGCGATTTTATGCACTAAG AAATACAGCTTTGGGTTTTCGAGAACTTACCCAAAATCACCTTCCTAACTGTGAGCTGATAAAAGGATTAG AGATTGGAGCTGAAGACATCACCGTAATTGAATATAGGCTGGCTGTCATAAGCACT GGCCTGAAGTATCCAGGAATGCCTCGTCTTTCTGATGCACCTGGAAAGATCTATGTGCTCAATCTGGCCTCTGGAAAAGATCCTACAGAGCTCCACATTAAGGGGGACTTTGATGCAGCTTCTTTTGGCCCACATGGaatcagtgtatatacagatgaAG ATGGCTCTCGATATTTATTTGTGGTGAATCATCCACATGACAACAGCCAGGTTGAGATATTTCAGTATATCGAAGAGGAGAATACTCTAGTTCACATGAAGACTATAAAGCATGAGTTGCTGCATAA TGTGAATGACATTGTAGCTGTAGGAGTGGAGAATTTTTACGCCACTAATGACCACTACTTCACCAACGAGTACCTGAAGCTTCCGGAAATGCTGTTCTCTCTGCCCTGGTGTAATGTGGTGTATTATAGTCCTGAAGCAGTTCGTGAGGTGGCAGGAGGATTTTTCGGGGCCAATGGAATCAACATCTCCCCTGACAGAAA GCATTTGTATGTGTCCGATTTAATGAATCACCAAATCGTTGTGCTGATCATCCAGAAAGACAATGTACTGTCCCGTGTGAAG GAAGTTGCCGTAGGCTCCCTGTGTGACAATATTGAAGTGGAGAGTAAAACTGGAGACTTGTGGATGGGTTGCCACCCAAATGGAGTTAAATTTTTTCTACGTGATCCAAATGATCCACCTGGATCAGAG GTCATTCGTATTCAGAATATCCACTCCGACGAGCCAGTGGTGACTCAAGTGTACTCTGATAATGGCAGCGTGCTCATAGGATCTTCAGTGGCTACTCCATACCGAGGGAAACTCCTTATCGGAAGTGTTTACCAAAAAGCCCTGATGTGTGACCTTGAGTAg